One genomic region from Vitis riparia cultivar Riparia Gloire de Montpellier isolate 1030 chromosome 17, EGFV_Vit.rip_1.0, whole genome shotgun sequence encodes:
- the LOC117904911 gene encoding uncharacterized protein LOC117904911 isoform X6 has product MPGNEVGDRVHNFFGQDNLSQGQHHSQAVDGNWPGLNNNLWVGNQRQIGTLPTSNPKNYSVQQPADSERGHGSQSSRVPHGLNFTQSTLRPDIVKNQSQNQQLNLNGYMHGHTGFQTRQNEANLLGVDTESDRHSLTSRGLSSFESQRGNGPEHHRKNSVMMETTESPVNFDFLGGQPQMGGQQSGMLQSLARQQSGFNDMQILQQQVMLKQMQELQRQQQIQQQETRQHNSINQIPSFSNQAPGNHSPAMINGAPIHDASNYSWHPEFMSGNTNWIQRGASPVIQGSSNGLMFSPDQGQALRMMGLAPQQGDQSLYGVPVSNTRGTSSQYSHMQVDRAAMQQTPSGSNSFPSNQYTAFPDQPSLQDGNLVSKQGFPVKKLFGQAPGQNLSGGVVLENLQQLNSQQRNAPLQEFHGRQNLAGSSETLQEKTVMPVARAQSSAGLDPTEEKFLYGTDDSIWDVFGKGSNMGTGGHNQLDGTDIGGAFPSMQSGSWSALMQSAVAETSSNDIGLQEEWSGPIFQSIEPPTGNPQPATYSDGGKKQTVWADNLQVASSLSSKPFSLPNDVNMTTNYSSFPGFQQSGLKFSNEESERLQMNSSHRSIQHSSEEGSKWLDRNPPQKTVGEGNQNYGSATRSSDAGPNLKSISGPWVHQQSISSYSTGGQPSNKPNGWNFIESGAPGGDATMRAHENENLLHHSQSNDLNRAMHGSGTWKADSLPDSTVELDHVKCGTGSSQVNREDSNRNNVAAIPNFSSGKTSQETSQQLPNSQHDYWKNVASPVNSKGNEGLGKHQHHLNKGPQVLESSVNSSTKGAVEMHEMENCDKKENSSDGYRSNLSHRASSGGLRENVWLDASDSRSLPGAKQKLSGQVGRKTSGSRRFQYHPMGNLEVDIEPSYEAKHVSHAQAMSQQVSRGLKSHEQGFSGPSKFSGHVPKDSNEMEKGPSPEFQGDTRGVDEVPSRGIFPGSMPNMSAPPDRSVGIYIQNKTAQSSQNMLELLHKVDQSRDRGTAAQFSSSERNSLSEMPEPETSDGSVGHLQRNQSSASQGFGLQLAPPSQRLPVPNRSLVSQSSSQTVNLLNSHTSPEIGDKSRAWLASTASVQSLPPSREASQGELRNNRSVTQGQTGKEAPQPNIGGSFSTAFTPGFPYSRSPLQNQHMTVASGQVTSDQSVNASFDRFAACSRKVDDSYDRIPTSQSATAPLSDLAANAPYNNIASMSDMSRLSSSNQLHVRGSTQQTPVLEAVPVSRPSFSSGTSHQDGFSKVPNVWTNVSTQQCLPGVEAHKAPSNVFKSHFKSTSNSETTSSTSQKLDDQDAHKGGSGPSEFGVYSLKDQAFGSVEEQPVKDSPWKQVSSENIDPVQKPMHGSQGKESVGNHLSAASPSNPAATQRDIEAFGRSLKPNNSLNQNFSLLHQMHAMKGTEIDPGNRGLKRFKGLDCSLDSQGAPKAGQQLAYGYNTVARDASVNHTSVPSEDPKILSFSSEQMDNRNRNASSQVLPGSIPSQDMLVFGRNDSQNYSSGNNSVSSRAEHSQISPQMAPSWFDQYGTFKNGQMFPMYDAHKTTTMRTVEQPFIVGKSSDSLHTRNSMDQVNGAFDTSQVANVQHSSTPISMASDHLSAPLSLPPNVTDQSLVVVRPKKRKSATCELLPWHKEVTQFRRLQKNSMAELDWAQATNRLIDRVEDEAEIIEDGFPFLRPKRRLILTTQLMQQLLRPPPAAILSVDASSNCESVVYSVARLTLGDACSFLSVSGSDSSMSLESGNLLAEKHKTSEKIGDQYFTKVMEDFISRARKLENDLFRLDNRASVLDLRVDCQDLEKFSVINRFAKFHSRGQADGPETSSSSDATANAQKTCPQRYVTALPMPRNLPDREWECGRRMDARSVSLKAVEAL; this is encoded by the exons ATGCCTGGCAACGAAGTTGGAGATAGGGTCCACAATTTTTTTGGGCAAGACAACTTGTCTCAGGGCCAGCATCATTCACAGGCTGTAGACGGGAATTGGCCGGGTCTAAATAACAATCTTTGGGTGGGAAACCAGAGACAGATTGGTACGCTTCCAACTTCCAATCCCAAGAATTACAGTGTACAACAACCAG CAGATTCTGAGAGAGGACATGGCAGTCAGTCTTCTCGAGTCCCACATGGCTTGAACTTTACACAATCAACTCTGAGGCCTGACATTGTCAAAAATCAGTCTCAGAATCAACAGCTGAATCTGAATGGCTATATGCATGGTCATACTGGTTTTCAGACAAGGCAGAATGAAGCAAACCTTTTGGGAGTGGATACAGAATCTGATCGGCATAGCCTAACATCGAGAGGCTTATCTAGTTTTGAATCACAGCGAGGGAATGGTCCTGAACATCATAGGAAAAATTCAGTAATGATGGAAACTACCGAATCTCctgttaattttgattttcttggtgGTCAGCCACAGATGGGTGGCCAGCAATCAGGCATGCTGCAATCTTTGGCAAGGCAACAATCTGGGTTTAATGACATGCAGATTCTCCAGCAACAAGTGATGCTCAAACAAATGCAAGAACTTCAGAGACAGCAACAAATTCAGCAACAAGAAACAAGGCAACACAATTCCATAAATCAAATTCCCTCCTTTTCTAACCAGGCTCCTGGGAACCATTCACCTGCCATGATTAATGGAGCTCCCATCCATGATGCATCTAATTATTCATGGCACCCTGAGTTTATGTCAGGAAACACAAACTGGATCCAGCGTGGTGCATCACCTGTAATCCAGGGATCCTCTAATGGACTCATGTTTTCCCCTGATCAAGGTCAGGCACTCCGCATGATGGGTTTGGCTCCTCAACAGGGTGATCAGTCTTTGTATGGGGTTCCTGTTTCTAACACAAGAGGTACTTCGAGCCAATATTCTCATATGCAAGTGGATAGGGCAGCAATGCAGCAGACTCCATCTGGCAGTAATTCATTTCCAAGCAATCAATATACTGCATTCCCAGATCAACCTAGCTTGCAGGATGGTAATTTGGTTTCTAAGCAGGGTTTTCCAGTGAAAAAATTGTTTGGGCAGGCTCCTGGTCAAAATTTAAGTGGTGGtgttgttttggaaaatttgcAGCAATTGAACTCCCAGCAAAGAAATGCACCTTTGCAGGAATTTCATGGAAGGCAAAATCTTGCTGGTTCATCCGAAACATTACAAGAGAAAACAGTGATGCCGGTTGCTCGTGCTCAGAGTTCAGCTGGCCTTGATCCAACTGAAGAAAAGTTTTTGTATGGTACTGATGACAGTATTTGGGATGTCTTTGGCAAGGGCTCCAATATGGGTACAGGAGGCCATAATCAGCTGGATGGTACAGACATTGGAGGAGCATTTCCTTCCATGCAGAGTGGAAGTTGGAGTGCTCTTATGCAGTCCGCTGTAGCAGAAACTTCTAGTAATGATATAGGGCTACAGGAAGAGTGGAGTGGGCCGATTTTTCAGAGCATTGAACCTCCAACTGGGAACCCTCAGCCAGCGACATACAGTGATGGAGGCAAAAAGCAAACAGTTTGGGCTGATAACTTGCAGGTTGCCTCTTCATTAAGttctaaaccttttagtttacCTAATGATGTCAATATGACTACTAATTATAGTAGCTTCCCTGGATTTCAGCAATCTggactcaaattttcaaatgaagagAGTGAGAGGTTGCAGATGAATTCTTCTCACAGATCCATACAGCATTCTTCTGAAGAAGGAAGCAAGTGGCTAGATCGCAACCCTCCACAAAAGACAGTTGGTGAAGGGAATCAAAATTATGGAAGTGCCACCCGTTCTTCTGATGCAGGTCCAAACTTGAAGAGCATTTCAGGACCTTGGGTCCATCAACAGAGCATATCCTCTTACAGCACTGGTGGCCAACCCAGCAATAAACCAAATGGTTGGAATTTTATTGAGTCTGGAGCACCTGGTGGGGATGCTACAATGAGAGctcatgaaaatgaaaactTATTGCACCATTCTCAGAGTAATGATCTTAACAGAGCCATGCATGGTTCTGGTACATGGAAAGCTGATTCCCTTCCTGATTCAACAGTTGAATTGGACCATGTAAAGTGTGGCACTGGAAGTTCACAGGTCAATAGAGAAGATTCCAATCGTAATAATGTTGCTGCAATACCAAATTTTAGTTCTGGAAAGACCAGCCAGGAAACTAGCCAACAGCTTCCAAATAGTCAACATGATTATTGGAAAAATGTTGCTTCTCCTGTGAACTCTAAAGGAAATGAAGGCTTGGGGAAACACCAGCATCATCTAAATAAGGGCCCTCAGGTTTTGGAGTCATCAGTGAATAGCTCTACCAAGGGAGCAGTTGAAATGCATGAGATGGAGAACTGTGATAAAAAAGAGAACTCCAGTGATGGCTATCGCTCTAACTTATCCCATCGTGCTTCCTCTGGtggtttgagagaaaatgtttGGTTAGATGCAAGTGACTCACGTTCTTTGCCAGGCGCCAAACAAAAGTTGTCTGGTCAGGTTGGTAGAAAAACCTCGGGGTCTCGCCGATTTCAGTATCATCCAATGGGAAATTTGGAAGTGGATATAGAACCGTCTTATGAAGCAAAACATGTTTCACACGCACAGGCCATGTCTCAGCAGGTTTCCCGGGGATTAAAAAGTCATGAACAAGGATTTTCTGGACCATCTAAATTTTCTGGTCATGTTCCTAAAGATTCGAATGAAATGGAAAAG GGTCCATCGCCTGAATTTCAGGGAGACACAAGAGGAGTAGATGAGGTACCTTCTAGAGGAATATTTCCTGGTTCTATGCCTAATATGTCTGCTCCTCCTGACAGATCAGTTGGTATCTATATCCAAAACAAGACTGCTCAATCAAG TCAAAATATGCTTGAACTTCTTCACAAGGTGGATCAATCAAGGGATCGAGGCACAGCAGCTCAGTTCAGTTCTTCAGAGCGGAATTCACTATCTGAGATGCCAGAACCAGAAACTTCTGATGGGTCTGTAGGTCACCTTCAGCGAAATCAGTCCTCTGCTTCTCAGGGTTTTGGTTTGCAACTGGCCCCTCCTTCTCAGCGATTGCCTGTTCCAAACCGTTCCTTGGTTTCTCAGAGCTCCTCACAGACAGTTAATTTGCTCAACTCGCATACCTCTCCTGAGATAGGAGATAAGAGTCGTGCATGGTTGGCATCCACTGCTTCTGTTCAGTCTTTGCCTCCTTCCCGTGAAGCATCTCAGGGAGAGTTGAGAAATAATAGATCTGTTACTCAAGGACAAACTGGAAAGGAAGCCCCACAGCCTAACATTGGAGGAAGCTTTTCTACTGCTTTTACACCTGGCTTCCCTTATTCTAGGAGTCCGCTTCAGAATCAGCATATGACTGTTGCAAGTGGGCAAGTTACATCTGATCAATCTGTCAATGCATCTTTTGATAGGTTTGCTGCCTGTTCTAGAAAGGTTGATGACTCTTATGATAGAATTCCAACTAGTCAATCTGCAACTGCACCATTATCTGATTTAGCTGCCAATGCACCATATAACAACATTGCTTCCATGTCAGACATGTCCCGCCTGAGTAGTAGCAACCAATTGCATGTGAGAGGTTCCACCCAACAGACCCCTGTGTTGGAGGCTGTGCCTGTTTCACGGCCTTCTTTTTCATCTGGCACATCCCATCAGGATGGTTTTTCAAAGGTACCTAATGTATGGACCAATGTTTCAACTCAACAATGTTTACCAGGTGTTGAAGCTCACAAGGCGCCTTCCAATGTATTTAAATCCCATTTTAAATCAACCAGTAATTCAGAAACAACTTCCTCCACATCACAGAAGCTGGATGATCAAGATGCCCACAAAGGAGGGAGTGGCCCATCTGAGTTTGGAGTATATTCTTTGAAAGATCAAGCCTTTGGTTCTGTGGAAGAGCAGCCAGTGAAAGACAGCCCCTGGAAGCAAGTGTCATCTGAGAACATTGACCCAGTCCAAAAGCCAATGCATGGTTCACAAGGAAAAGAATCTGTTGGTAATCATCTTTCTGCTGCATCTCCTTCAAACCCTGCTGCCACCCAAAGAGATATTGAAGCTTTTGGCCGTTCTTTGAAACCAAATAATAGTTTGAATCAGAATTTCTCATTGTTGCATCAGATGCATGCCATGAAGGGTACTGAGATTGATCCTGGTAATAGGGGCTTGAAGAGATTTAAAGGACTGGATTGCAGTCTGGACTCTCAGGGAGCTCCTAAGGCAGGACAACAGTTGGCATATGGCTACAATACAGTGGCCAGGGATGCATCAGTTAATCATACCTCAGTTCCATCTGAAGATCCTAAGATACTAAGTTTTTCATCAGAGCAAATGGATAATCGAAATAGAAATGCATCTTCTCAAGTTTTGCCTGGAAGCATACCTTCCCAGGATATGCTTGTGTTTGGACGAAATGATTCTCAAAATTACTCCAGTGGTAATAATTCAGTTTCTTCTAGAGCCGAGCATTCTCAGATTAGTCCCCAGATGGCACCTTCCTGGTTTGATCAATATGGAACCTTTAAAAATGGGCAGATGTTCCCTATGTATGACGCGCATAAAACCACCACTATGAGGACTGTGGAGCAGCCATTTATTGTTGGTAAATCTTCTGATAGTTTGCACACACGGAATTCAATGGACCAAGTAAATGGTGCTTTTGATACCAGTCAGGTTGCTAATGTCCAGCATAGTTCTACCCCCATCTCAATGGCAAGTGATCATCTCTCTGCCCCTCTTTCATTGCCTCCAAATGTCACTGATCAAAGTTTGGTGGTTGTGAGGCCAAAGAAGCGTAAGAGTGCTACATGTGAGCTTCTACCATGGCATAAAGAGGTGACTCAGTTCCGTAGGCTTCAGAAGAACAG CATGGCAGAACTAGACTGGGCTCAAGCAACAAATCGATTGATTGATAGG GTGGAAGATGAAGCTGAAATTATTGAAGATGGTTTTCCATTTCTTAGACCGAAGAGAAGGCTTATTTTGACAACACAGCTTATGCAGCAATTGCTTCGCCCCCCTCCAGCTGCAATTCTCTCAGTGGATGCCAGTTCAAATTGTGAGAGTGTGGTCTACTCTGTTGCTAGATTAACATTAGGGGATGCATGCAGCTTTTTGTCTGTCTCAGGAAGTGATTCGTCTATGTCTCTGGAGAGTGGAAACCT CCTGGCTGAGAAGCACAAGACATCTGAGAAAATTGGTGATCAGTACTTCACAAAAGTAATGGAAGACTTCATTAGTAGAGCAAGAAAGCTGGAAAATGATTTGTTCAG ATTGGACAATAGAGCCTCAGTCTTGGACTTGAGAGTGGATTGCCAAGATCTAGAGAAGTTTTCTGTCATCAACCGTTTTGCTAAGTTCCATAGCCGGGGGCAAGCTGACGGGCCTGAGACCTCGTCCTCCTCTGATGCAACTGCAAATGCTCAGAAAACCTGCCCTCAGAGATATGTCACCGCACTCCCAATGCCTAGGAACCTCCCTGACAGG GAATGGGAATGCGGGAGAAGAATGGATGCTAGATCTGTCTCCTTAAAAGCAGTGGAGGCTCTTTGA